A genomic window from Lotus japonicus ecotype B-129 chromosome 1, LjGifu_v1.2 includes:
- the LOC130733947 gene encoding APO protein 3, mitochondrial: protein MHFRSLGTILKAVDTFKDQLGYLPQKFHSSLRPRFNLRKAQKHRVWLDCGASLGYSSRSVVPLLRSRRRHGGKEMRATAISSKLPLLTRLTHRLNAALSFCSETWPAADVPDDDGLPYFDVPRPRRSKAERKPYVTPMKVLIERAKAEREARKAEPCRVLEEAPENGLLVPELVEVAHRVYQAHRTLLSGLSQLVRVIPVLRCGFCDEVHIGFVGHEIRTCTGPQSRLRSAMHVWRRGGVRNVIFFPRCFHLYDRVGKPRVGHDERFSVPRIPAIVELCIQAGLDLEKYPTKRRTKPVYCIEGRIADFESVAEEDETKRKCSVENLNNFVGSSSILTKPVEKVHNLMVNNISNLDQLSDEDRNKLRDLGRQTLDSWFEMTSGAQKIMEKYVVNMCGYCPEVQVGPKGHKLRMCKASKHQSRNGLHAWQEATIDDLVGPNYVWHVEDLNGPALNNNLKRYYGKAPAVVELCVHAGAPIPDQYKSMMRLDVVSPGRDEVDLVA, encoded by the exons atgcattttagaagtttagggaccatCTTAAAGGCAGTtgacacattcaaggaccaacttggctatttaccccaaAAATTTCATTCATCACTGAGGCCCAGATTCAATTTAAGAAAAGCCCAAAAACACCGCGTATGGTTGGACTGTGGAGCAAGCTTGGGCTATAGTTCCCGCTCCGTCGTTCCACTTCTCCGATCTCGACGCCGGCACGGTGGCAAGGAAATGCGCGCCACCGCAATCTCCTCGAAGCTCCCACTTCTGACGCGACTGACCCACCGCCTCAACGCGGCCCTCTCCTTCTGCTCAGAGACATGGCCGGCGGCGGACGTTCCCGATGATGACGGACTCCCATACTTCGACGTGCCGAGGCCTCGCCGGAGTAAGGCGGAGAGGAAGCCGTACGTGACGCCGATGAAGGTTCTGATAGAGAGGGCGAAGGCGGAGAGAGAAGCAAGGAAGGCAGAGCCTTGTAGGGTTCTGGAAGAAGCTCCTGAGAACGGGTTGTTGGTGCCGGAGCTCGTTGAGGTCGCTCACCGAGTTTATCAAGCTCACCGGACTCTGCTCTCTGGGCTGAGTCAGCTCGTCCGAGTCATCCCCGTTTTGCGTTGTGG GTTTTGTGATGAGGTTCACATTGGTTTTGTGGGTCATGAAATTCGAACATGTACTGGACCACAGAGTCGCTTGCGGAGTGCAATGCATGTTTGGAGAAGGGGAGGGGTTCGAAACGTGATCTTCTTCCCAAGATGCTTTCATCTCTATGACCGAGTTGGTAAGCCAAGAGTTGGGCATGATGAGAGGTTCAGTGTTCCTCGTATCCCTGCCATAGTTGAACTCTGTATACAAGCGGGTCTAGACCTTGAAAAGTATCCCACCAAGAGAAGAACCAAACCTGTATACTGTATTGAGGGAAGAATTGCAGATTTTGAATCCGTTGCTGAAGAGGatgaaactaaaagaaaatgTTCTGTTGAAAATTTGAATAACTTTGTGGGTTCATCCTCTATTTTGACAAAGCCTGTAGAGAAGGTTCACAATTTAATGGTGAACAACATAAGCAATCTGGATCAGTTGAGTGATGAAGATAGGAACAAATTAAGGGATTTGGGTAGACAAACACTGGACTCCTGGTTTGAGATGACATCAGGCGCACAGAAGATCATGGAGAAGTATGTTGTGAATATGTGTGGATATTGTCCTGAGGTTCAGGTTGGTCCCAAGGGACATAAGTTGAGAATGTGCAAGGCTTCAAAGCACCAGTCTCGAAACGGTTTACATGCATGGCAAGAGGCGACGATAGATGATCTTGTGGGTCCGAATTATGTCTGGCATGTTGAGGATTTGAATGGACCTGCTCTGAATAACAATCTGAAGAGATATTATGGTAAGGCTCCAGCTGTTGTTGAGCTCTGTGTGCATGCTGGGGCTCCCATTCCTGATCAATATAAGAGCATGATGAGATTAGATGTGGTTTCCCCTGGTCGCGATGAAGTTGACCTTGTTGCCTGA
- the LOC130733948 gene encoding protein LIGHT-DEPENDENT SHORT HYPOCOTYLS 5-like, with product MEATSGGASSEAAAPAVSHQAEQSSPAAAAPLSRYESQKRRDWNTFLQYLRNHKPPLTLAWCSGANVIEFMKYLDQFGKTKVHVTGCPYFGHPNPPSPCTCPLKQAWGSLDALVGRLRAAFEENGGRPESNPFGTRAVRIYLREVREGQAKARGIPYEKKKRKRSNVVTAAAVSTATVSGSGSPATAGGNDNNSNAATPSAATAATV from the coding sequence ATGGAGGCTACATCAGGTGGAGCGTCATCAGAGGCAGCAGCTCCAGCAGTGAGCCATCAAGCTGAACAGTCATCTCCGGCGGCGGCAGCACCTCTGAGCCGTTACGAGTCACAGAAACGGCGAGACTGGAACACGTTCTTACAGTACCTACGGAACCACAAACCGCCACTAACGCTGGCTTGGTGCAGCGGAGCGAACGTGATCGAGTTCATGAAGTACCTTGACCAATTCGGGAAGACAAAAGTGCACGTGACCGGCTGCCCGTACTTCGGGCACCCGAATCCGCCTTCCCCCTGCACCTGCCCTCTCAAGCAGGCTTGGGGCAGCCTAGACGCCCTTGTCGGGCGCCTCCGGGCTGCCTTTGAGGAAAACGGCGGTCGGCCCGAGTCCAATCCGTTTGGAACCCGGGCTGTCCGGATTTATCTCAGGGAAGTCAGGGAAGGACAAGCCAAAGCTCGTGGTATCCCTTATGAGAAGAAGAAGCGGAAGAGATCCAACGTTGTCACCGCCGCTGCAGTGTCTACAGCGACGGTGAGCGGGAGTGGATCTCCCGCCACAGCTGGTGGCAATGATAATAACAGCAACGCTGCCACACCTAGTGCTGCTACTGCGGCCACCGTATag
- the LOC130733949 gene encoding uncharacterized protein LOC130733949 translates to MQKISSDKDLGCWDVFLKTHRYKKDPTKFVSPVAEQIAADYERSVTVRDSQENVEGANKKSDDDIYLEVVGGVNTKGRIYGLGQLAEKYKRSATTVDISLSEHETMRHLVSKLSDENAMLKDQMKSYDEKFEFMQRFIIERTSQCPSTSANPSTNQQNPYDGDDDDNEFKD, encoded by the exons ATGCAGAAAATTTCAAGTGACAAGGATCTAGGTTGTTGGGATGTATTTCTGAAGACCCATCGATATAAAAAAGATCCCACAAAGTTTGTCTCCCCAGTAGCAGAACAAATTGCA GCTGATTATGAAAGAAGTGTTACTGTACGAGACTCACAAGAGAATGTTGAAGGTGCCAACAAAAAATCTGATGATGATATCTACTTGGAGGTTGTTGGAGGTGTGAACACAAAGGGGAGGATATATGGATTGGGGCAACTAGCTGAAAAATATAAACGTTCTGCAACAACTGTTGACATCTCACTTTCAGAGCATGAGACCATGAGGCATCTTGTTTCTAAATTATCAGATGAAAATGCGATGCTTAAGGATCAAATGAAGAGTTATGATGAGAAGTTTGAATTCATGCAGAGATTCATCATTGAGAGAACCAGTCAATGTCCTTCAACCTCTGCTAATCCATCTACCAACCAGCAGAATCCatatgatggtgatgatgatgataatgagtTTAAAGATTAG
- the LOC130728911 gene encoding uncharacterized protein LOC130728911, with product MEDNGCRGFGRGRGGGNARGRGGGRIRGRGKGKGMEQLTLPSPSQPPQSITSSPSNHDSTTESLHTPTTLSPLRNSVDSTSTHDSTCVHGPNATVDANGKLLVRLVEGKKFESKISREVTKCIKSKFEGAWIRYGDVKRENKALTDVWFGEFKKRCSWPLEQELAVRKAFDQKASSQLSDALYRVRAGQDQGTWIPSEYHAELEEKWKEKAKKNSANRKSSDRPLHTGGSITTSEHLKRMI from the exons ATGGAAGACAATGGTTGTAGAGGTTTTGGTAGAGGAAGAGGGGGAGGTAATGCTAGAGGAAGAGGGGGAGGTAGAATTAGGGGAAGAGGGAAAGGCAAAGGTATGGAGCAGCTGACACTGCCTTCTCCATCCCAACCTCCTCAATCAATCACTTCTAGTCCTAGCAATCATGATTCCACTACAGAGAGCCTGCATACTCCAACAACGCTTAGTCCCTTGCGCAATTCTGTAGATTCCACTTCTACTCATGATTCCACTTGTGTACATGGTCCAAATGCCACTGTTGATGCTAATGGAAAACTTCTGGTCCGTTTAGTAGAAGGAAAAAA GTTTGAGTCTAAAATATCTCGTGAAGTTACGAAGTGCATaaaaagtaagtttgaaggGGCTTGGATACGTTATGGGGATGTGAAGCGAGAAAACAAAGCTTTGACCGACGTGTGGTTTGGTGAATTTAAG AAAAGGTGTAGTTGGCCTCTTGAGCAAGAGTTAGCAGTACGCAAAGCATTTGATCAAAAAGCTAGTAGTCAACTATCAGACGCATTGTATAGGGTCCGGGCAGGgcaagatcaaggaacttgGATTCCTAGTGAGTATCATGCTGAATTGGAAGAAAAATGGAAGGAGaaggcaaaaaaaaattctgcaaATAGAAAATCATCCGATCGACCACTACATACCGGAGGATCAATCACAACATCTGAGCACCTTAAGAGAATG ATTTAG